One Spirochaetota bacterium genomic window carries:
- a CDS encoding MFS transporter produces the protein MKTRINISLFFLGLGGQIAWAIENQFFNTFMYDRIIPDPRYVSIMVALSAITATVTAIVMGAFSDSLGKRKPFLLYGYMAWSVSIWIIPMAEWIRPVLLAAWVVIFLDSLMTFFGSTSYDAVYNAYLTDVTNDSNRGKAQGLLSLATWLALLLVYGTSGSIVAKWGYFVFFGIAGALVLLSGIAGGIAAIEPQRAIAPVKESLLTRIKESLNTQSLRHNKNLLYVLLAIGFWGMAFNVFFPYLLIYLKHFLKIDIATSSVLIAVSILVGGILASIPAGIFADKIGRKPIAVFAVILISLSLIAFSYARAPITIGILATMWIIAQTIWMTATGAWSKDLFPEERRGEFAGYFTLFYVAFTMIPGPLIGAVVADRWGIREIIDGKPGIIPTPEIFQVSAILILITIVPLLFAKELRNATTAHEK, from the coding sequence ATGAAAACACGAATTAACATTTCTTTATTTTTTCTTGGATTGGGAGGACAGATAGCATGGGCTATCGAAAATCAGTTCTTCAACACATTCATGTATGACCGCATAATCCCTGACCCACGCTATGTTTCCATTATGGTGGCACTTTCCGCAATCACTGCTACTGTGACTGCAATTGTCATGGGAGCGTTTTCCGACTCACTTGGCAAGCGCAAACCATTTCTGCTCTATGGATATATGGCCTGGAGCGTTTCTATCTGGATTATCCCTATGGCGGAGTGGATAAGACCTGTACTTCTTGCTGCATGGGTGGTCATATTTCTAGATTCGCTTATGACATTTTTTGGCTCCACATCGTACGATGCTGTGTACAATGCCTACCTGACTGATGTCACCAACGACAGCAATCGTGGAAAAGCTCAGGGGTTACTATCGCTTGCAACATGGCTTGCACTTTTGCTTGTGTATGGTACGTCAGGTTCCATTGTTGCAAAATGGGGCTACTTTGTGTTTTTTGGCATTGCGGGTGCACTGGTGCTTTTATCAGGCATTGCTGGTGGAATTGCTGCAATTGAACCACAAAGGGCGATAGCTCCCGTTAAAGAGTCTTTGCTTACACGAATCAAAGAAAGCCTCAACACACAGTCCTTGAGGCACAATAAAAATCTTTTATATGTTCTGCTTGCCATTGGATTCTGGGGAATGGCTTTCAATGTCTTTTTTCCGTATTTACTTATCTATCTCAAACACTTTTTAAAGATAGATATTGCAACCTCTTCAGTGTTGATTGCAGTATCAATTCTGGTTGGAGGAATACTGGCATCAATCCCTGCAGGAATTTTTGCCGATAAAATTGGACGCAAACCCATTGCGGTGTTTGCAGTTATCCTTATTTCTTTATCATTAATTGCATTTTCTTATGCACGGGCACCGATAACTATCGGGATTTTAGCAACCATGTGGATAATTGCACAAACAATATGGATGACAGCCACAGGCGCCTGGAGCAAAGATTTATTTCCTGAAGAGCGCAGAGGTGAGTTTGCAGGATATTTTACATTATTTTATGTTGCATTTACAATGATACCAGGCCCACTTATTGGTGCAGTAGTAGCCGACAGGTGGGGCATCAGAGAGATTATCGATGGCAAACCGGGCATCATCCCAACGCCAGAAATTTTTCAGGTTTCAGCCATTTTGATTTTAATTACAATTGTCCCATTGCTATTTGCAAAGGAATTACGTAATGCTACAACTGCACACGAGAAATGA